A region from the Arthrobacter gengyunqii genome encodes:
- a CDS encoding CGNR zinc finger domain-containing protein → MPLGHDTADSLNTVAALINTAATASDALLTPADLDVFLARERFSGSRTHTAAELRAVRHLRTILRQLWTADEDQLAGGVNQLLRNSRALPQVVRHDEWGWHLHCTSPAAPLEQRLATEAAMALADVLRGGELDRLGTCAAPDCAAVILDLTRNRSKRYCDTGNCGNREHVRSYRSRRSAKQDTSP, encoded by the coding sequence ATGCCGTTAGGTCATGACACAGCGGACTCGCTCAACACAGTGGCAGCCCTTATCAACACAGCAGCAACGGCTTCCGATGCGCTGCTGACCCCGGCCGATTTGGACGTCTTCCTGGCACGGGAGCGTTTCAGCGGGTCCCGCACCCACACTGCTGCCGAACTGCGTGCGGTGCGGCATCTGCGGACCATCCTGCGCCAGCTGTGGACCGCGGACGAAGACCAGCTGGCAGGGGGCGTGAACCAGCTGCTGCGCAATTCCCGCGCGCTGCCGCAGGTGGTTCGCCACGACGAGTGGGGGTGGCACCTGCACTGCACCTCCCCCGCGGCACCCTTGGAGCAACGGTTGGCCACGGAGGCAGCCATGGCACTGGCGGACGTTCTGCGCGGCGGTGAGCTGGACCGGCTGGGAACCTGTGCCGCTCCGGACTGTGCGGCCGTCATCCTCGATCTGACGCGCAACCGGTCCAAGCGGTACTGCGACACGGGGAACTGCGGAAACCGGGAACACGTGCGCTCCTACCGCAGCCGGCGGTCAGCCAAGCAGGACACCAGCCCCTAG
- a CDS encoding MFS transporter: protein MRKETAAGAGNRRDEPWTGHAKGSHGYRGVLIGLAAAGMATFAQLYSVQGVLPGMARDLDITASSAALTVSAATLGLAAAVIPWAAAADRFGRLPVMRLAIVAAVVLGLLVPFSPDLPVLLALRFAEGAAMGGIPAVALAYLNEEVSRVHAAVAAGSYVSGTTIGGLAGRLVAAPVADAADWRVGVGVVSLLAAGAGIVFMLTAPKQQGFVPLRRSDPGPGLGGRLLANLRNPRQLTLYMQGFLLMGGFVAVYNYLGFRLGAAPFSLPQSVASFLFLAYLAGTWSSRSAGALAGRLETRGGRKTVLLGSTAVMAAGLALTLAAWLPAVIAGLVVFTGGFFAAHSIASGWAPFLATEGRAQSSSLYNLFYYAGSSLLGWIGGIFFQAFGWAGLSAYVGVLMALAAGTAAAVLTADPGAGSAADPAAGPGAAGAQPGP from the coding sequence GTGCGCAAGGAGACAGCAGCAGGGGCGGGGAACCGCAGGGATGAGCCGTGGACCGGACATGCAAAAGGCAGCCACGGGTACCGGGGCGTGCTCATTGGATTGGCCGCGGCCGGCATGGCCACGTTTGCCCAGCTGTATTCGGTGCAGGGCGTCCTGCCCGGAATGGCCCGGGACCTGGACATCACGGCGTCCTCGGCCGCCCTCACGGTCTCGGCCGCCACCCTGGGCCTGGCCGCAGCAGTTATCCCCTGGGCCGCCGCCGCCGACAGGTTCGGCCGGCTGCCGGTGATGCGGCTGGCGATCGTCGCGGCGGTGGTGCTGGGGCTGCTGGTTCCGTTCAGCCCCGACCTTCCGGTGCTTCTGGCTCTGCGGTTCGCCGAAGGTGCCGCCATGGGCGGGATTCCCGCGGTCGCCCTGGCCTACCTCAACGAGGAAGTGTCACGTGTCCACGCCGCCGTCGCTGCCGGAAGCTACGTCTCCGGCACCACGATCGGCGGGCTGGCCGGACGCCTGGTGGCCGCCCCCGTGGCCGATGCTGCGGACTGGCGCGTCGGCGTCGGCGTCGTCAGCCTCCTCGCCGCCGGAGCCGGAATCGTGTTCATGCTGACCGCACCGAAACAGCAGGGATTTGTTCCGCTGCGCCGGTCGGATCCGGGTCCGGGACTGGGCGGGCGGCTGCTGGCCAACCTGCGCAACCCGCGGCAGCTCACCCTGTACATGCAGGGGTTCCTGCTGATGGGCGGCTTTGTGGCGGTCTACAACTATCTGGGCTTCCGGCTGGGTGCTGCGCCGTTTTCGCTGCCGCAGAGCGTGGCCAGCTTCCTGTTCCTGGCCTACCTCGCCGGTACCTGGTCCTCCAGGTCCGCCGGAGCACTCGCCGGCCGGCTTGAGACCCGCGGCGGACGCAAAACCGTGCTCCTGGGTTCCACCGCCGTCATGGCTGCCGGGCTGGCCCTCACGCTTGCGGCATGGCTGCCCGCAGTGATTGCCGGGCTGGTGGTGTTCACTGGCGGGTTCTTCGCCGCCCATTCCATTGCCTCCGGCTGGGCCCCGTTCCTCGCCACTGAGGGACGGGCGCAGTCCTCGTCGCTGTACAACCTCTTTTACTACGCCGGGTCGAGCCTGCTGGGCTGGATCGGCGGCATCTTCTTCCAGGCCTTCGGATGGGCCGGACTCAGCGCCTATGTGGGTGTACTGATGGCGCTCGCCGCAGGAACAGCTGCCGCGGTGCTCACGGCGGACCCAGGCGCCGGGTCCGCCGCAGATCCCGCCGCAGGTCCCGGGGCGGCCGGGGCGCAACCGGGACCGTAA
- a CDS encoding DUF4031 domain-containing protein, whose amino-acid sequence MIYIDPPRWPAHGTVFSHLVSDTSLAELHGFAAAAGISSRAFDLDHYDVPRHRYRDLVARGAVEVDGGTLVRLLIRSGLRIRARERNSSLVHPLLARWDALVPGCREVGAELLNRWGEPHRRYHDRRHLLAVVEAAEQLSDGPPPRTVLLAAWFHDAVYRGTADDEEDSASLAAALLAETESPGHEIREVQRLVRLTAGHRPEPGDAAGALLCDADLSVLGRSPEAYRRYVAEVRREYPNVDDAVFGTGRRRVVAGLLNLDPIFSTPQARDRWEERARANLMSELELPQRA is encoded by the coding sequence ATGATCTACATTGACCCGCCCCGGTGGCCGGCCCACGGCACGGTGTTTTCGCATCTGGTTTCGGACACGTCACTGGCCGAGCTGCATGGCTTTGCCGCTGCCGCCGGAATCAGCTCCCGTGCCTTCGATCTGGACCACTACGACGTACCGCGGCACCGCTACCGGGACCTGGTGGCCAGGGGTGCTGTCGAAGTTGACGGGGGGACGCTGGTGCGACTGCTCATCCGCAGCGGGTTGCGGATCAGGGCACGGGAGCGGAATTCCTCGCTCGTGCATCCGCTTCTTGCCCGCTGGGACGCACTGGTCCCGGGTTGCCGCGAGGTGGGGGCGGAACTGCTCAACCGATGGGGCGAACCGCACCGCCGCTACCACGACCGCCGGCACCTGCTGGCGGTGGTGGAAGCCGCGGAGCAGCTCTCGGACGGGCCGCCGCCTCGGACCGTGCTGCTGGCGGCCTGGTTTCACGACGCCGTGTACCGCGGAACCGCCGACGACGAGGAGGACTCAGCTTCCCTCGCCGCGGCCCTGCTCGCGGAAACCGAAAGTCCGGGCCACGAGATCCGCGAGGTCCAGCGCCTGGTCCGGCTGACTGCGGGGCACCGGCCGGAACCCGGGGATGCAGCCGGAGCACTGCTCTGCGACGCGGACCTGTCCGTTCTGGGCCGAAGCCCGGAGGCTTACCGCCGGTACGTGGCCGAGGTCCGGCGGGAGTATCCAAATGTGGATGATGCAGTCTTCGGCACGGGCCGCCGCCGCGTGGTGGCCGGCCTGCTGAATCTCGATCCGATCTTTTCCACGCCGCAGGCCCGCGACCGGTGGGAAGAACGGGCGCGGGCCAATCTGATGTCCGAATTGGAACTGCCGCAGCGGGCCTGA
- a CDS encoding EamA family transporter, with the protein METHRTAGRSSGSTGIAVALLSSAVFGLSGSFAKSLLETGWTSTSAVAVRMGGAALVLLIPALLVLHGRWHQVRENWKTIVAFGFIGVAGCQFFYFNAVERLTVGVALLLEFLAPVLMVLWIWAATRRRPGLRTMGGALAAIAGLVLVLDIGGEIRIDPVGVLWGLAAAVCLAIYFFITAKANDSLPPLVLATGGMLVGAATMVTLGAVGILPTGFNTHDVLLAGRVMPWWVPLAGLVLFSTVLAYVTGIVAARTLGSRIASFVSLTEVLFAVLWAWLFLSELPGTVQLIGGALIVLGVVLVRSDKTAGLPGEALEEPEPYA; encoded by the coding sequence GTGGAGACTCACCGCACCGCCGGGAGGAGTTCGGGCAGCACCGGCATTGCCGTTGCCCTCCTGTCCTCCGCCGTGTTTGGACTCTCGGGTTCTTTCGCCAAATCGCTGCTGGAGACAGGGTGGACATCCACGTCGGCCGTCGCCGTCCGCATGGGCGGTGCCGCCCTGGTGTTGCTTATCCCTGCGCTGCTCGTACTGCACGGCCGCTGGCATCAGGTCCGTGAGAACTGGAAGACCATCGTCGCCTTTGGGTTTATCGGCGTGGCCGGCTGCCAGTTTTTCTACTTCAACGCCGTGGAGCGGTTGACGGTAGGTGTGGCGCTGCTGCTGGAGTTCCTGGCACCGGTGCTCATGGTGTTGTGGATCTGGGCCGCCACGCGACGGCGGCCGGGACTGAGGACCATGGGCGGTGCCCTGGCTGCGATTGCCGGGCTGGTGCTCGTACTGGATATCGGCGGGGAGATACGCATCGATCCGGTGGGAGTTCTGTGGGGTCTCGCAGCCGCGGTGTGCCTTGCGATCTATTTCTTTATTACCGCCAAGGCGAACGACTCCCTGCCGCCGCTGGTGCTGGCCACTGGCGGGATGCTCGTGGGCGCAGCCACCATGGTGACGCTTGGTGCCGTGGGCATCCTTCCCACCGGTTTCAACACCCATGACGTGCTGCTGGCAGGCCGGGTCATGCCCTGGTGGGTGCCACTGGCGGGACTGGTGCTTTTTTCCACGGTGCTGGCGTACGTCACAGGGATCGTGGCGGCCCGGACCCTCGGCTCCCGCATCGCCTCTTTCGTGTCCCTGACGGAGGTGCTGTTTGCGGTGCTGTGGGCCTGGCTGTTCCTGTCCGAACTGCCCGGCACCGTGCAGCTGATCGGCGGGGCCCTGATTGTGCTGGGCGTGGTACTGGTGCGTTCGGACAAAACCGCAGGCCTGCCCGGGGAGGCCCTTGAAGAGCCTGAGCCATACGCCTGA
- a CDS encoding WD40/YVTN/BNR-like repeat-containing protein: protein MNEGDTAVLAIGTRKGLWLATSNDRQNWTLSGPHFLMDEVASVAIDTRPEVPRILAGIMNWHWGPCVVHSDDLGRTWSEPEDGAVRFPSDTGEALTRVWQVQPDSAGRPGVVWAGAEPISVWKSTDGGEHFEMNQPFWEHPHRSGWGAGFGGAAAHTVLPSPEDDTVHVAISVAGVYRTDDGGASWMPRNTGISAYFLPDPNPEFGQCVHKVARDAGDPRRLYAQNHHGVYRTDNSGDSWQSIADGLPADFGFVMLAHPTRPDTIWTIPLKADGERIAPDGHLAVYRSTDAGDSWTRLDEGLPDTDFNAVLRDAAAVDSADPAGVYFGTRGGQVFGSADEGNTFSLVAGNLPDVLCVRAGIVPAGSFG, encoded by the coding sequence ATGAATGAAGGGGACACTGCTGTCCTGGCCATCGGAACACGCAAGGGCCTGTGGCTGGCGACCAGCAACGACAGACAAAACTGGACCCTGTCCGGCCCGCACTTCCTGATGGATGAAGTGGCGTCTGTGGCCATTGACACCCGTCCCGAGGTTCCCCGGATCCTCGCGGGGATCATGAACTGGCACTGGGGCCCGTGCGTCGTCCACTCCGATGACCTCGGCCGCACCTGGAGCGAACCGGAAGACGGCGCCGTCCGATTCCCTTCAGACACCGGAGAGGCGCTCACCAGGGTCTGGCAGGTGCAGCCGGACAGCGCGGGCCGCCCGGGCGTGGTGTGGGCCGGGGCCGAACCCATTTCCGTGTGGAAGTCCACCGACGGCGGTGAGCACTTCGAGATGAACCAGCCCTTCTGGGAGCATCCGCACCGCAGCGGGTGGGGTGCCGGTTTCGGCGGCGCAGCGGCGCACACGGTCCTGCCCAGCCCGGAGGATGACACCGTGCACGTGGCGATCAGTGTCGCCGGCGTCTACCGGACCGACGACGGCGGAGCGTCCTGGATGCCGCGCAACACCGGCATCAGCGCCTATTTCCTGCCGGACCCCAATCCGGAGTTCGGCCAGTGCGTCCATAAAGTGGCGCGGGACGCCGGCGATCCGCGGCGCCTGTACGCCCAGAACCATCACGGCGTGTACCGCACTGACAACTCCGGTGATTCATGGCAGTCCATTGCCGACGGGCTGCCGGCGGATTTTGGCTTCGTCATGCTGGCGCATCCCACCCGTCCCGACACCATCTGGACCATCCCGTTAAAGGCCGACGGCGAGCGCATCGCCCCCGACGGACATTTGGCGGTCTACCGGAGCACGGACGCCGGGGACTCCTGGACGCGGCTTGACGAGGGCCTCCCGGACACGGATTTCAACGCAGTGCTGCGTGATGCCGCTGCCGTGGACAGCGCCGATCCTGCCGGCGTGTACTTCGGCACCCGGGGCGGGCAGGTCTTCGGCAGCGCGGACGAAGGGAACACTTTTTCGCTGGTCGCCGGCAATCTTCCCGATGTGCTGTGCGTGCGGGCGGGCATCGTGCCGGCGGGATCTTTCGGATGA
- a CDS encoding MATE family efflux transporter, with the protein MGTSAQISSSNLGRRILALAIPALGALIAEPLFLIADSAIVGHLGVNELAGVGLASTVLQTAVGLMVFLAYSTTGTVARHLGGNRHREAVAAGRDGIGLALILGVLLSTAGILAAPALATALGATGDVHAFAVDYLQYSMPGLTAMLVVLAATGVLRGLQDTRTPLMVAGVGCAVNIGLNYLLVYGFNLSVAGSALGTSITQWGMAAVYLVLVGRMARRAGVPLRPAAAGIRATAHVGSWLMLRTLSLRLAVLAAVFVATAQGPQSLAAHQLVMTVFTFLAFALDALAIAAQALIGKELGAGNRTMARELTRRMIRWGVGFGVITGVLLAAAAPFAGWIFTPDAGVQSALTAGLWVLAASQPICGLVFVLDGVLIGAGDARYLALTGMLNLVAYLPLLWWVHLAGLDGPGGIAWLWAAFALGYMSARAVTLTWRVRRDAWMVTGAAPGTASD; encoded by the coding sequence GTGGGCACTTCAGCACAAATCTCCAGCTCGAACCTCGGCCGGCGCATCCTCGCCCTGGCCATACCCGCACTCGGTGCGCTGATCGCCGAGCCGCTGTTCCTGATCGCGGATTCGGCCATCGTGGGCCACCTGGGCGTCAACGAGCTGGCCGGCGTGGGTCTGGCATCCACGGTGCTGCAGACCGCCGTCGGCCTCATGGTGTTCCTGGCCTACTCCACCACCGGCACCGTGGCGCGCCATCTGGGCGGCAACCGCCACCGGGAGGCCGTGGCCGCCGGCAGGGACGGGATCGGCCTGGCCCTGATTCTGGGGGTGCTGCTCTCCACCGCCGGCATTCTCGCCGCACCCGCTCTCGCCACGGCCTTGGGCGCCACCGGTGACGTGCACGCCTTCGCCGTGGACTACCTGCAGTATTCAATGCCGGGCCTAACCGCCATGCTCGTGGTCCTGGCCGCCACCGGAGTGCTGCGCGGACTGCAGGACACCCGCACGCCGCTGATGGTGGCCGGCGTCGGCTGCGCAGTGAACATCGGCCTGAACTATCTGCTGGTGTACGGTTTCAACCTCTCCGTTGCCGGATCCGCGCTGGGCACCAGCATCACCCAGTGGGGGATGGCCGCCGTCTATCTGGTGCTGGTGGGCCGGATGGCGCGCCGTGCCGGAGTTCCGCTGCGTCCCGCCGCCGCCGGGATCCGCGCCACCGCGCACGTGGGCTCCTGGCTGATGCTGCGCACCCTCAGCCTGCGCCTGGCCGTGCTGGCCGCCGTGTTCGTGGCCACCGCGCAGGGACCGCAGTCCCTGGCTGCCCACCAGCTGGTCATGACCGTCTTCACTTTCCTGGCCTTTGCCCTGGACGCCCTGGCCATTGCCGCGCAGGCACTCATCGGCAAGGAACTCGGCGCCGGCAACCGGACCATGGCCCGGGAGCTGACCCGCCGGATGATCCGCTGGGGGGTGGGCTTCGGGGTGATCACCGGAGTGCTGCTGGCCGCCGCCGCACCCTTCGCCGGCTGGATCTTCACGCCGGACGCCGGAGTGCAGTCCGCACTCACCGCGGGATTGTGGGTGCTGGCCGCGTCCCAGCCGATCTGTGGGCTGGTGTTTGTGCTCGACGGCGTGCTCATCGGCGCGGGCGACGCACGGTACCTGGCCTTGACGGGCATGCTGAATCTGGTGGCCTATCTGCCGTTGCTCTGGTGGGTGCATCTCGCCGGGTTGGACGGTCCCGGAGGCATTGCCTGGCTGTGGGCCGCTTTTGCCCTGGGATACATGAGCGCCCGGGCGGTGACGCTGACCTGGCGCGTACGCCGGGACGCATGGATGGTCACCGGGGCGGCACCGGGCACCGCGAGCGACTAA
- a CDS encoding MoaD/ThiS family protein, with product MSAAPVRLVLPAALSADAGGVRELVRDSRPDLTAAGLLDGLAAEYPRLERRIRDEAGQLRRYVNVYLDGEELRALNGLASLVPPGSEVLILASVAGG from the coding sequence ATGAGCGCGGCCCCGGTGCGGCTGGTCCTGCCGGCGGCATTGTCAGCAGATGCCGGGGGTGTCCGCGAACTGGTACGCGACTCCCGCCCGGACCTGACAGCAGCCGGGCTGCTGGACGGACTGGCCGCCGAGTATCCGCGGCTGGAGCGCCGGATCCGGGATGAGGCCGGTCAGCTGCGCCGCTACGTAAACGTGTATCTCGACGGAGAAGAACTGCGTGCCCTCAACGGCCTGGCCAGCCTGGTACCCCCGGGGTCCGAGGTTTTGATCCTGGCGTCAGTGGCCGGCGGCTGA
- a CDS encoding VCBS domain-containing protein has translation MQDNSSAFYKRVGALGAATALAVSGAFIASPALAAPAAEPEATAPATATTEAPVDETVAEETVAEETVTDEATPVEEAPAEEAGALAPGLAEALLRDLGMTVEEFEAAGELGQKAADALPELQATEGFVGIAIEDKKIVITGSGEALEALTLELDATLVAPAAEEADVPEEAPVAAEATEAPSAEATEEPAADEETAAPVTLAGEPREVIKKLRAEYISSVGLEGLQSIMLTADGYVIKAKKAASVTDGSVLAERLAEVAGTTPADAFAKNNPSVTVIDASGPANALEDVVNGQGYATFTGNSGGACSIGFNGFNAEGAPAVISAGHCADDGQATDTILSIPADDPAAGGTQPSLGSDLGTWGFSQFGGENNSPTELGSTENIGTDIGVINGINNELDLLPEVTQWEDAKDLTTATTKITGTTDAVIGAPMCKSGRTTGWSCGDVSAIGEFYVGAPDGVRGVWGFESTLEKNAAPGDSGGSVISGSNAMGLVSAGPEGGNYFFSTMLSDGMKRLDGYTVAVFVEAPVLTSHKNEGTVLTDEAIRGTATTSTVKLTRGDKTIDVDVVDGFWSFPAPSTVPTDGKLEFKVQAVNGFNESKTVSYDLTVQEAKLDAPVITNPAADAQIADSLTTITGTGIADAKLSLKVSGNKIVEDAKESDAGTQAVEPVEETGTATVDADGNWEWKLDNALAYGEYTVSATHDAIENSKLESAAATSKFSVILNKPIITSITEGDDFAEGSSPRDMSGTGTAGAEIDVTIGETTLSATVGDEGNWSVSGFPTDLTPGTYTVSAVQSLSGATSEAEATFTVTAVEIAPQAPPVVPPAPQPGDPAPTTPAPTPAPDNNGDGLPDTGAAGMGLFAGAGALLTVGGISALLINRRRQLQDA, from the coding sequence TTGCAGGACAATTCGAGCGCGTTCTACAAACGCGTCGGCGCTCTGGGCGCCGCAACAGCACTGGCGGTGAGCGGGGCGTTTATCGCTTCGCCCGCCCTCGCCGCACCGGCAGCGGAGCCGGAAGCAACCGCACCAGCCACGGCAACCACTGAAGCTCCGGTCGACGAGACCGTCGCAGAAGAAACGGTTGCCGAAGAGACCGTCACCGACGAGGCAACGCCCGTTGAAGAAGCTCCCGCGGAAGAGGCAGGAGCCCTGGCTCCCGGCCTGGCTGAAGCTCTTCTGCGCGACCTTGGCATGACGGTCGAAGAGTTCGAGGCAGCCGGCGAGCTGGGCCAGAAGGCAGCGGATGCCCTTCCCGAGCTCCAGGCCACCGAAGGCTTCGTGGGCATCGCCATCGAAGACAAAAAGATCGTCATCACCGGTTCCGGTGAGGCCCTCGAGGCCCTGACCCTCGAGCTGGACGCCACTCTGGTGGCTCCTGCCGCCGAAGAAGCTGACGTACCGGAGGAAGCACCCGTTGCCGCCGAAGCCACCGAGGCTCCGAGCGCCGAGGCTACCGAAGAGCCGGCAGCAGATGAAGAAACCGCAGCACCGGTGACCCTTGCGGGTGAGCCCCGCGAAGTTATCAAGAAACTCCGCGCAGAATACATTTCCAGCGTCGGCCTGGAAGGCCTGCAGTCCATCATGCTGACGGCTGACGGTTACGTTATCAAGGCGAAAAAAGCTGCAAGTGTTACTGATGGTTCAGTGCTCGCCGAGCGTCTGGCCGAAGTAGCGGGAACCACTCCGGCCGATGCCTTTGCCAAGAACAATCCGAGCGTGACTGTCATTGACGCATCAGGTCCGGCAAACGCCCTCGAGGACGTCGTCAACGGTCAGGGCTACGCCACCTTCACCGGCAACAGCGGCGGGGCGTGCTCCATTGGCTTCAACGGTTTCAACGCCGAAGGTGCCCCCGCGGTGATCAGCGCAGGACACTGCGCCGATGACGGCCAGGCAACAGACACCATCCTTTCCATTCCGGCAGACGACCCCGCCGCGGGCGGCACGCAGCCGTCTTTGGGGTCCGATCTGGGCACCTGGGGCTTCTCCCAGTTCGGTGGCGAGAACAATTCGCCCACCGAGCTCGGATCGACTGAAAACATCGGCACGGACATTGGTGTCATCAACGGGATCAACAATGAGCTTGATCTGCTGCCCGAGGTTACTCAGTGGGAAGATGCCAAGGATCTCACTACTGCGACCACAAAGATCACCGGAACCACCGACGCTGTTATCGGAGCTCCGATGTGCAAGTCCGGCCGTACCACCGGCTGGAGCTGCGGCGACGTTAGCGCAATCGGTGAATTCTATGTAGGCGCCCCGGACGGCGTCCGCGGAGTCTGGGGCTTCGAATCCACGCTGGAGAAGAATGCCGCACCCGGTGACTCCGGCGGATCCGTCATCTCCGGTTCCAACGCCATGGGCCTGGTCAGTGCCGGCCCCGAGGGTGGAAACTACTTCTTCTCCACCATGCTCTCCGATGGCATGAAGCGCCTGGACGGCTACACTGTTGCCGTCTTCGTTGAGGCCCCGGTCCTGACTTCCCATAAGAACGAAGGAACCGTCCTGACGGACGAAGCCATCCGCGGCACGGCCACCACCAGCACGGTCAAGCTCACGCGCGGCGACAAGACCATTGACGTCGACGTCGTGGACGGCTTCTGGAGCTTCCCGGCTCCGTCCACGGTTCCGACTGATGGAAAGCTCGAGTTCAAGGTCCAGGCAGTCAACGGCTTCAACGAGTCCAAGACCGTCTCCTACGACTTGACCGTCCAGGAAGCCAAGCTTGACGCACCGGTCATCACGAACCCGGCTGCCGACGCCCAGATCGCCGACTCGCTGACGACCATCACGGGCACCGGCATTGCCGACGCCAAGCTTTCCCTCAAGGTCTCCGGCAACAAGATTGTTGAAGACGCCAAGGAATCAGACGCCGGAACACAGGCGGTCGAACCCGTCGAGGAGACCGGCACTGCCACTGTCGATGCCGACGGCAACTGGGAATGGAAGCTCGACAACGCACTTGCCTACGGCGAGTACACCGTGAGCGCAACCCATGACGCCATCGAAAACAGCAAGCTTGAATCGGCTGCGGCTACCTCCAAGTTCTCCGTCATCCTGAACAAGCCGATCATCACCTCGATCACTGAAGGTGACGACTTCGCCGAGGGCTCCAGCCCTCGCGACATGTCCGGCACCGGCACCGCAGGTGCAGAGATCGACGTAACCATTGGAGAGACCACTCTCTCCGCCACTGTCGGCGACGAAGGCAACTGGAGCGTCAGCGGTTTCCCGACAGATCTGACTCCGGGAACCTACACGGTTTCCGCTGTGCAGAGCCTCTCCGGTGCAACTTCTGAAGCTGAAGCAACCTTCACGGTCACCGCCGTCGAGATTGCCCCCCAGGCTCCTCCCGTAGTGCCGCCGGCTCCCCAGCCGGGCGACCCCGCACCGACCACTCCGGCGCCTACCCCGGCACCGGACAACAACGGTGACGGCCTGCCCGACACCGGTGCTGCCGGCATGGGTCTGTTCGCCGGAGCAGGCGCACTGCTCACGGTGGGTGGTATCAGCGCACTGCTGATCAACCGCCGCCGCCAGCTGCAGGATGCCTAA
- a CDS encoding transglycosylase family protein, with the protein MTKSKISRIVRRGLAVAAISGAGVALTAAPSQAADTSTWDALAQCESGGNWGINTGNGFSGGLQFLPSTWAAYGGTGDPASASREQQIAVAERVLAGQGWGAWPACSAKLGLSGGATGSVSTQSQTTVPEQTQQYTAPEQTQQYTAPQPTQEYVAEAPVQPEVQVAPEAVVPETPVLPEAQVQELAPVQTPAPAVSGETYIIQPGDTLSTIAEKLGIEGGWQALYNANADSIIHHDLIFTGQVLQLPA; encoded by the coding sequence ATGACCAAGTCTAAGATCAGCCGAATCGTGCGCCGGGGACTCGCAGTAGCCGCCATCTCGGGTGCAGGAGTAGCACTGACCGCAGCACCGTCCCAGGCTGCCGACACAAGTACATGGGATGCACTGGCACAGTGTGAGAGCGGCGGCAACTGGGGCATCAACACGGGCAACGGATTCTCCGGTGGCCTGCAGTTCCTTCCGAGCACCTGGGCAGCCTACGGCGGCACGGGCGACCCCGCCTCCGCCAGCCGCGAACAGCAGATCGCAGTGGCCGAGCGCGTCCTCGCCGGCCAGGGCTGGGGTGCATGGCCCGCCTGCTCCGCCAAGCTTGGCCTGTCCGGCGGTGCCACCGGTTCTGTGAGCACCCAGAGCCAGACCACGGTTCCGGAGCAGACCCAGCAGTACACCGCTCCGGAGCAGACCCAGCAGTACACCGCTCCGCAGCCCACGCAGGAATACGTGGCGGAGGCTCCGGTTCAGCCTGAAGTCCAGGTTGCCCCCGAGGCTGTCGTGCCTGAGACTCCGGTGCTGCCGGAAGCCCAGGTCCAGGAGCTCGCACCGGTGCAGACCCCTGCTCCTGCGGTGAGCGGTGAGACCTACATCATCCAGCCCGGCGACACGCTCTCCACCATCGCCGAGAAGCTGGGTATCGAAGGTGGATGGCAGGCGCTGTACAACGCCAACGCCGACTCGATCATCCACCATGACCTGATCTTCACCGGCCAGGTCCTGCAGCTGCCGGCCTAA